GGCGGTGATGCCCAGGTACTGCCCGCCGAGCTGGGCGCCGATCGAGGTGCGGGCGGCCGTGCGGGAGACACCGGGCAGCGCGGTGATCGCGGCGACCTGCTTGCCGGTGATCGCCCCCTCACGGACCACCAGGTCGGCCGCCTCCGGGGTGCCACTGAGCCCGTTGAGCACGCTGCGCTCGGTGATCTGCTGGGCGAGCACGGTGGCGAACACCACGAACGAGGCGACCAGCACGGCCAGGCCGGTGAGCAGCAGCCGCGCCGGGCGGCGGGTGACGCCGGCGAGTTGCGTACGCAGAATGGTGTTCATCGCCCCGCCGCCAGCTGGTGCAGCGCGGCGGTGACCGACGCGATGTCCGGGTTGTGGATCTCGCCGGCCAGCTGCCCGTCGGCGAGCAGCACGACCCGGTCGGCGTAGGCCGCGGCGCCCGGGTCGTGGGTGACCATCACGATGGTCTGGCCCAGGTCGCGGGCCGAGGAGCGGAGCAGGGCGAGCACCTCGGCGCCGGCCTTGGAGTCCAGGTTGCCGGTCGGCTCGTCGGCGAAGAGCACCTCGGGCCGGGAGACCAGGGCCCGGGCCAGCGCGACCCGCTGCTGCTGGCCGCCGGAGAGCTCGCTGGGCAGGTGGCCGAGCCGGCCGGCCAGGCCCAGCGTGGTGACCAGGCGATCGAGCAGCTCGGCGTCCGGCTTCCGGCCG
This window of the Actinoplanes oblitus genome carries:
- a CDS encoding ABC transporter ATP-binding protein translates to MQTQSSPPLGRDALAAVAAVDLVKVYGAGDTAVRALDGVTVGFERARFTAIMGPSGSGKSTLMHCLAGLDTATSGQVLLGGSDLTKQSDKVLTKVRRERIGFVFQSFNLLPQLTAARNITLPLDLGGRKPDAELLDRLVTTLGLAGRLGHLPSELSGGQQQRVALARALVSRPEVLFADEPTGNLDSKAGAEVLALLRSSARDLGQTIVMVTHDPGAAAYADRVVLLADGQLAGEIHNPDIASVTAALHQLAAGR